From Planctomycetota bacterium:
GAAGCAGGCAAGGACGCCTCCGCCGCCTGCGCCGGCCACGCCCTCGAAGACCGTCGCCGCGACAACTCCTGACCTCGCCGCCCTCCTCAAGAAGGCGGACGCAACGGCTCACACAGGTGCTCAGTGGCTCCTCAAGCAGCAGAAGGACGACGGCACCTTCGGCGGTCCGGCCGAAGTCGGGAAGGCCGCTCTCGCCCTGTCAGGCATCCTCTCATCTCCAGACGCCAAAGCACTTTGCAACGATCCGGCCGTGAAGAAGGCCATTGCGTACATCGCCTCCATGCAACAGCCGGACGGCTCGATCAACACCCCAGGCGAGCAGGGTCTCGCGAACTACCAGACCAGCGCCGCCATCTCCGCGCTCGTGACCTACGACCGCCTCACCGGCACCGACGCCCACAAGGCCATCATCGAGAAGGCAAAGGGCTTCCTCCTCAGCATCCAGAACAAGGAGGGCGTGGATGCCGGGAGCTGGGGCTATAACAGCGACAAGCGCGGCGACCTCTCGAACACGCAGTTCACGCTCGAAGCCTTGAAACAGGCGGGACTTAGCGAGGACTCCGAGGCGTTCAAGAACTGCCTCGCATTCCTCCAGCGCTGCCAGAACCGCTCGGAATCCAACGACCAGCCCTGGGCCGGCAACGACGGCGGCGGCATTTACTACCCCGGCTCATCCAAGGCCGGCGTGATCAAACTGGCCGATGGCAAAGTCATCTATAGGTCTT
This genomic window contains:
- a CDS encoding prenyltransferase/squalene oxidase repeat-containing protein encodes the protein MRTLTRALALPIALTLLGCSSEEKQARTPPPPAPATPSKTVAATTPDLAALLKKADATAHTGAQWLLKQQKDDGTFGGPAEVGKAALALSGILSSPDAKALCNDPAVKKAIAYIASMQQPDGSINTPGEQGLANYQTSAAISALVTYDRLTGTDAHKAIIEKAKGFLLSIQNKEGVDAGSWGYNSDKRGDLSNTQFTLEALKQAGLSEDSEAFKNCLAFLQRCQNRSESNDQPWAGNDGGGIYYPGSSKAGVIKLADGKVIYRSYGSMTYALLRGYLLVGLKPDDPRVQAAQKWITENYTLDNNPGMEGDQKLQGLFYYYLSMAKALSLLHSQELTLPDGTKRIWAKDLAEKIISLQEPDGSWINTAMRWMENDRVLATAYMLSALAECRAVLAHD